One window of Cellulomonas shaoxiangyii genomic DNA carries:
- a CDS encoding chorismate-binding protein, which yields MPTPVAPRPGRAWFAGVRASGVVEHADVRTDPAALTTPGWWAVVGTFEGRVDAWRFAEVVTGAGADAPVGDPAAWQGPQPGGWRTSLDREAYVAAVDRVRHHVREGDVYQANLCRVLAAPLPAGPAGPDAGALAARLEAGNPAPYAGGVHVPGGGADPACWVVTASPELYLRLRDGELTSAPIKGTAATADGLTAKDRAENVMITDLVRNDLQRVCRPGTVRVTSLLEVEHHPGLAHLVSTVTGTLADDVRAAPDLVARVLDATYPPGSVSGAPKSSALRVIDALETVPRGPYCGVVGWVHVGDDGDVRAELAVGIRTFWWADDVLRFGTGAGITWHSDPLREWDETELKAARLVGLASAAHPPRAGGVPVRG from the coding sequence GTGCCCACGCCCGTCGCCCCCCGCCCCGGCCGGGCCTGGTTCGCCGGCGTCCGGGCGAGCGGCGTCGTCGAGCACGCGGACGTCCGCACGGACCCGGCTGCGCTCACGACACCGGGCTGGTGGGCGGTCGTCGGCACGTTCGAGGGCCGCGTCGACGCGTGGCGCTTCGCGGAGGTCGTCACGGGTGCCGGGGCCGACGCGCCCGTCGGTGACCCCGCCGCGTGGCAGGGCCCGCAGCCCGGCGGCTGGCGCACGTCCCTCGACCGGGAGGCGTACGTCGCGGCCGTCGACCGCGTGCGCCACCACGTCCGCGAGGGGGACGTCTACCAGGCGAACCTCTGCCGGGTGCTCGCGGCGCCGCTCCCGGCCGGGCCGGCCGGGCCGGACGCGGGGGCGCTGGCGGCGCGCCTGGAGGCCGGCAACCCGGCGCCGTACGCCGGCGGCGTCCACGTGCCGGGCGGGGGAGCGGACCCGGCGTGCTGGGTGGTCACGGCGTCGCCCGAGCTCTACCTGCGCCTGCGCGACGGTGAGCTCACGTCCGCGCCGATCAAGGGCACGGCGGCCACGGCCGACGGGCTCACCGCCAAGGACCGCGCCGAGAACGTGATGATCACCGACCTCGTCCGCAACGACCTGCAGCGCGTGTGCCGGCCGGGCACCGTCCGCGTGACGAGCCTGCTGGAGGTCGAGCACCACCCGGGCCTGGCCCACCTCGTCTCCACCGTCACCGGGACGCTCGCGGACGACGTGCGCGCCGCGCCCGACCTCGTGGCGCGCGTCCTGGACGCCACGTACCCGCCGGGGTCGGTATCGGGAGCCCCCAAGAGCTCGGCGCTGCGCGTCATCGACGCGCTGGAGACCGTGCCCCGGGGCCCGTACTGCGGCGTCGTCGGCTGGGTGCACGTCGGCGACGACGGTGACGTGCGCGCCGAGCTCGCCGTCGGCATCCGGACGTTCTGGTGGGCCGACGACGTGCTGCGGTTCGGCACCGGTGCCGGCATCACGTGGCACAGCGACCCGCTGCGGGAGTGGGACGAGACCGAGCTCAAGGCGGCCCGCCTGGTGGGCCTCGCGTCCGCGGCCCACCCACCACGCGCGGGCGGCGTCCCGGTGCGAGGATGA
- a CDS encoding SDR family NAD(P)-dependent oxidoreductase translates to MTVALITGANKGIGFETARQLVAAGHVVYVGARDAARGEAAAAVLGARTVQLDVTDDASVTSALAAIDAAEGRLDVLVHSAGVLETGLDGPAASRSFETNAVGIVRVTQAALPLLRRSQNANVVTISSSAGSFWAVTNPERPEFDLSLALYSASKAAATMLTVQYAKAEPGIRFNAVEPGTTATDMTAAFGIGRPAAESARVVVRLATLGPDGPTGTLSDEDGLLPW, encoded by the coding sequence ATGACCGTCGCACTGATCACCGGGGCCAACAAGGGCATCGGGTTCGAGACCGCCCGCCAGCTCGTGGCAGCGGGGCACGTCGTGTACGTCGGCGCGCGCGACGCCGCGCGGGGGGAGGCCGCCGCCGCGGTGCTCGGCGCCCGCACCGTGCAGCTGGACGTCACCGACGACGCCTCCGTGACCAGCGCCCTGGCGGCGATCGACGCGGCCGAGGGGAGGCTGGACGTGCTGGTGCACAGCGCGGGCGTCCTGGAGACGGGGCTCGACGGGCCCGCGGCGTCGAGGTCCTTCGAGACGAACGCCGTGGGGATCGTGCGCGTCACGCAGGCGGCGCTGCCCCTGCTGCGTCGGTCGCAGAACGCCAACGTCGTCACCATCTCGAGCAGCGCCGGCTCGTTCTGGGCGGTGACCAACCCCGAGCGGCCGGAGTTCGACCTGTCGCTCGCGCTGTACTCCGCGTCCAAGGCGGCGGCCACCATGCTGACGGTGCAGTACGCCAAGGCCGAGCCCGGCATCCGGTTCAACGCCGTCGAGCCGGGCACCACGGCGACCGACATGACCGCCGCCTTCGGCATCGGGCGCCCGGCGGCGGAGAGCGCCCGGGTCGTCGTGCGCCTGGCGACGCTGGGCCCGGACGGTCCCACCGGCACCCTCTCGGACGAGGACGGCCTCCTCCCGTGGTGA
- a CDS encoding helix-turn-helix transcriptional regulator, translating into MSESTNALGAFLRARRELVTPAQAGIPDVGVRRVPGLRREEVAMLAGISADYYLRLERGRDRRPSVQVLESIARVLQLDDDHVAHLLTLVAELPRHRRRRPRTQTPPAGALKLLDSLAQPAFIEDRHFDILAANAMATALSPRLAVGGNQLRDLFVDPAEQALHVEWEGVTECFVANLRQAVGTDVDDPRFIELTGELSLASPRFRELWARHEVRGQRGTPLRFDHPQVGEMTLNRERLTINGTDGLMLVVYHPDAASADAQKLALLASAALPTASRDRDVASAPSTTTRGAAL; encoded by the coding sequence GTGAGTGAGTCGACGAACGCGCTCGGGGCGTTCCTGCGGGCCCGGCGGGAGCTGGTGACGCCCGCGCAGGCGGGCATCCCCGACGTGGGTGTGCGGCGTGTGCCGGGGCTGCGCCGGGAGGAGGTCGCGATGCTCGCCGGCATCAGCGCCGACTACTACCTACGGCTCGAGCGGGGCCGTGACCGCCGTCCCTCGGTCCAGGTGCTCGAGTCCATCGCCCGTGTGCTCCAGCTCGACGACGACCACGTCGCCCACCTGCTGACGCTGGTCGCCGAGCTCCCCCGGCACCGGCGGCGCCGGCCGCGGACCCAGACGCCGCCCGCGGGGGCACTCAAGCTCCTGGACTCGCTGGCGCAGCCCGCCTTCATCGAGGACCGGCACTTCGACATCCTCGCCGCGAACGCCATGGCCACGGCGCTCTCGCCGCGCCTCGCCGTCGGAGGCAACCAGCTGCGGGACCTGTTCGTGGACCCGGCCGAGCAGGCGCTGCACGTGGAGTGGGAGGGCGTCACGGAGTGTTTCGTCGCCAACCTGCGGCAGGCGGTGGGGACCGACGTGGACGACCCCCGCTTCATCGAGCTGACGGGCGAGCTGTCGCTGGCGAGCCCCCGGTTCCGCGAGCTGTGGGCCCGCCACGAGGTGCGCGGGCAGCGGGGCACTCCCCTGCGGTTCGACCACCCCCAGGTCGGGGAGATGACCCTCAACCGCGAGCGGTTGACCATCAACGGCACCGACGGCCTGATGCTCGTCGTCTACCACCCCGACGCCGCGTCCGCCGATGCGCAGAAGCTCGCCCTCCTGGCCTCCGCCGCCCTGCCCACCGCGAGCCGCGACCGCGACGTGGCGAGCGCGCCGTCGACCACGACGCGAGGAGCAGCGCTGTGA
- a CDS encoding NADPH-dependent F420 reductase, with protein sequence MTTIGILGAGQAGSTLARASIAAGYDVVIANSRGPETLGGLLDELGPRARAAHVAEAAAEADFAVTAFPYAPHARLPVEELRGKVVLDNNNYMAWRDGNIPDVDLGRTTIHELRQEQLPTSKLVKAFTHIQFHGRHPVRVPGDRMPALLRLARPAGAPDRTALVVSSNFPDAVELVTRYYDDLGFDAVDNSPLSESWRSAPGTPMWRHHVDGQTREELVENLRRAERVVGPSRRGAPGAARHDVR encoded by the coding sequence GTGACGACCATCGGCATCCTCGGTGCCGGCCAGGCAGGGAGCACCCTCGCCCGGGCGTCGATCGCGGCCGGGTACGACGTCGTGATCGCGAACTCCCGCGGACCGGAGACCCTCGGCGGCCTGCTCGACGAGCTGGGCCCGCGGGCGCGCGCCGCGCACGTGGCGGAGGCGGCGGCGGAGGCCGACTTCGCGGTCACCGCGTTCCCGTACGCGCCCCACGCCCGGCTACCGGTCGAGGAGCTCCGGGGAAAGGTCGTGCTCGACAACAACAACTACATGGCCTGGCGCGACGGGAACATCCCCGACGTCGACCTCGGGCGCACGACGATCCACGAGCTGCGTCAGGAGCAGCTGCCGACGTCGAAGCTCGTGAAGGCGTTCACCCACATCCAGTTCCACGGACGTCACCCCGTCCGGGTCCCGGGCGACCGGATGCCCGCCCTGCTCCGGCTGGCCAGGCCGGCCGGCGCCCCCGATCGCACGGCGCTGGTCGTCTCGAGCAACTTCCCGGACGCCGTCGAGCTCGTGACCCGCTACTACGACGACCTGGGTTTCGACGCCGTGGACAACAGCCCGCTCAGCGAGTCATGGCGAAGCGCCCCCGGAACGCCGATGTGGCGCCATCACGTCGACGGGCAGACCCGGGAGGAGCTCGTCGAGAACCTGCGGCGCGCGGAGCGGGTCGTCGGCCCGTCACGTCGAGGCGCACCCGGGGCGGCACGGCACGACGTCCGCTAG
- a CDS encoding LacI family DNA-binding transcriptional regulator — protein sequence MATIGDVAKLAGVSRSTASYALSGKRAISDEVRDRVYAAVRQLGYTPNAGARALATSQTMVIGLLAQFLPDEFAPAMLQYILGVSDSARELGYDILLVTEEDGTRALKRITDSRAVDGVVLLNVAEDDERLPILREAAQPGALVGLPADCAGVDVFDLDFEEAGRMMVEHLVRLGHRELVLVSQPEHVVQRGGAYVWRLQNAALEAAALRGVVLHTYFGASRQPEIGRQLTQLLDAHPTATGLLLNNEAAAAALPSVLSGRGLRAPEDLSVVGRYSDEFARTFSLPYSSIESAPDRLGRMAVRTLVDRIERRAGGPHVVRFISPDFAERHSTAPPRAAGSPAPRRDH from the coding sequence GTGGCCACCATCGGTGACGTCGCGAAGCTCGCGGGGGTCTCCCGCAGCACCGCGTCGTACGCACTCTCGGGCAAGCGCGCGATCTCGGACGAGGTCCGGGACCGCGTCTACGCCGCCGTGCGCCAGCTCGGGTACACGCCCAACGCCGGCGCCCGCGCGCTCGCGACGTCGCAGACGATGGTGATCGGGCTGCTCGCCCAGTTCCTGCCCGACGAGTTCGCGCCCGCCATGCTGCAGTACATCCTCGGGGTCTCCGACAGTGCCCGGGAGCTCGGCTACGACATCCTGCTGGTCACGGAGGAGGACGGGACCCGGGCGCTGAAGCGGATCACGGACTCGCGCGCCGTCGACGGCGTGGTCCTCCTCAACGTCGCCGAGGACGACGAGCGGCTCCCGATCCTGCGCGAGGCGGCCCAGCCCGGTGCGCTCGTCGGGCTGCCGGCGGACTGCGCCGGCGTGGACGTCTTCGACCTCGACTTCGAGGAAGCGGGCCGCATGATGGTCGAGCACCTCGTGCGACTGGGCCACCGCGAGCTGGTGCTGGTCTCGCAGCCCGAGCACGTCGTGCAGCGCGGCGGGGCCTACGTCTGGCGCCTGCAGAACGCCGCTCTGGAGGCCGCTGCGCTGCGCGGCGTCGTCCTGCACACGTACTTCGGCGCCTCGCGGCAGCCCGAGATCGGGCGCCAGCTGACGCAGCTCCTCGACGCGCACCCGACCGCGACGGGTCTGCTGCTGAACAACGAGGCGGCAGCCGCCGCGCTGCCGTCGGTGCTGAGCGGGCGCGGCCTGCGCGCGCCCGAGGACCTGTCCGTCGTCGGACGCTACTCCGACGAGTTCGCGCGCACGTTCTCCCTGCCCTACTCGTCGATCGAGAGCGCGCCCGACCGCCTCGGCCGCATGGCCGTGCGCACGCTGGTGGACCGGATCGAGCGACGGGCCGGTGGCCCGCACGTGGTCCGGTTCATCTCGCCGGACTTCGCCGAGCGGCACAGCACGGCCCCGCCACGGGCGGCAGGGTCGCCGGCGCCGCGCCGGGACCACTGA
- a CDS encoding sugar ABC transporter substrate-binding protein, with product MKRISLPVRVLGVAGALALGLASCSSGGAGGDETGSGAGGGTYTWWDPYPQHEDGSEWANRVQACGDEAGVTIERTAYDTTALTNQALLSAQEGTSPDIILIDNPAVSTLADTGMLSTMEELGFDTEGIDANLLAAGVVDGSTYGIPIGANTLALYYNKAILDAAGVDPATVTDWASLEDALARVSATGSKGITFAGIGTEEGSFQFLPWFWGAGADLRDLDSPEAVAALTLWTSWLEQGYAQQSAINNSQNTTWEEFLTGTFAFAENGTWQVDSAAEADFETGYIQIPAQDGGGAPAPTGGEFIVAPVQTSTDRYEVTTQIVECMTTPEGMVETAETFAYYVPPTQEGQAVLVEAHPELETWVEAVRAAKGRTSDDLGTDYPLVSEQLWTAVQQALSGAATPQEALTDAQAAAESATS from the coding sequence GTGAAGCGAATCTCCCTGCCGGTGCGCGTCCTCGGCGTCGCCGGCGCCCTCGCGCTCGGCCTGGCGTCCTGCTCGTCCGGCGGTGCCGGCGGTGACGAGACCGGGTCGGGTGCCGGCGGCGGCACGTACACCTGGTGGGACCCGTACCCCCAGCACGAGGACGGCTCCGAGTGGGCGAACCGCGTCCAGGCGTGCGGCGACGAGGCCGGGGTCACCATCGAGCGGACGGCGTACGACACCACGGCGCTGACCAACCAGGCGCTGCTCTCGGCCCAGGAGGGCACGTCACCCGACATCATCCTCATCGACAACCCGGCCGTCTCCACGCTCGCCGACACCGGCATGCTCAGCACGATGGAGGAGCTCGGGTTCGACACCGAGGGGATCGACGCGAACCTGCTCGCCGCCGGCGTCGTCGACGGCTCGACCTACGGCATCCCGATCGGCGCCAACACGCTCGCGCTCTACTACAACAAGGCGATCCTGGACGCGGCCGGCGTCGACCCCGCCACCGTCACCGACTGGGCGAGCCTCGAGGACGCGCTGGCGAGGGTGAGCGCGACCGGGAGCAAGGGCATCACGTTCGCGGGCATCGGGACCGAGGAGGGCTCGTTCCAGTTCCTGCCCTGGTTCTGGGGGGCCGGCGCCGACCTGCGTGACCTCGACTCGCCGGAGGCGGTGGCGGCCCTGACGCTGTGGACGTCGTGGCTCGAGCAGGGGTACGCGCAGCAGTCGGCGATCAACAACTCCCAGAACACGACCTGGGAGGAGTTCCTGACGGGCACCTTCGCGTTCGCCGAGAACGGGACCTGGCAGGTCGACAGCGCCGCGGAGGCCGACTTCGAGACCGGCTACATCCAGATCCCGGCCCAGGACGGCGGGGGCGCACCGGCGCCCACCGGCGGCGAGTTCATCGTGGCCCCCGTGCAGACGAGCACGGACCGCTACGAGGTGACCACCCAGATCGTCGAGTGCATGACGACGCCCGAGGGCATGGTCGAGACCGCCGAGACCTTCGCGTACTACGTGCCGCCGACGCAGGAGGGCCAGGCCGTGCTGGTCGAGGCGCACCCCGAGCTCGAGACGTGGGTGGAGGCCGTCCGTGCCGCGAAGGGCCGCACCTCCGACGACCTCGGGACGGACTACCCCCTGGTCTCCGAGCAGCTGTGGACCGCGGTGCAGCAGGCCCTGTCGGGGGCCGCGACGCCCCAGGAGGCCCTCACCGACGCGCAGGCGGCCGCCGAGTCCGCGACCAGCTGA
- a CDS encoding carbohydrate ABC transporter permease, producing MTSTPTTVGRAGVTGGASGAVPAGAPPVHRARRPRRTSTSWAALAFAAPLLVYLAVFYAFPLYRNVELSLHDYTVRAFVRGDAEFVGLDVFREVVTSSTFPVAVRNTAIFVVVSLVLQYTIGLALAVFFRGTFRLSAVLRAMFLVPWLLPLIVSASTWAWMLNSDNGIVNAALGAFGVDQVNWLTSPDLAIWAVTIANVWLGIPFNLVVLYSGLQNLPGDVYEAASLDGAGAWHTFRRITFPLLRPVSAITLLLGFIYTLKVVDVIWVMTTGGPATSSTTLAVWSYREAFGTGQPDFSPAAAVGTLLILVAVVIGFLYLHLQRREETSS from the coding sequence ATGACCTCCACCCCGACGACCGTCGGGCGGGCCGGCGTGACCGGAGGGGCGTCCGGTGCAGTACCGGCCGGCGCCCCTCCGGTCCACCGCGCGCGCCGGCCGCGACGGACCTCGACCTCGTGGGCAGCGCTCGCGTTCGCCGCGCCGCTCCTGGTCTACCTCGCGGTGTTCTACGCGTTCCCGCTGTACCGCAACGTCGAGCTCAGCCTGCACGACTACACGGTCCGCGCGTTCGTCCGCGGCGACGCCGAGTTCGTCGGTCTGGACGTCTTCCGGGAGGTCGTGACGTCGTCGACGTTCCCGGTCGCGGTCCGCAACACCGCGATCTTCGTCGTCGTCTCGCTCGTGCTCCAGTACACGATCGGGCTGGCGCTCGCGGTGTTCTTCCGGGGCACCTTCCGGCTGTCCGCGGTCCTGCGCGCGATGTTCCTCGTCCCGTGGCTCCTGCCGCTCATCGTGTCCGCGTCCACGTGGGCCTGGATGCTCAACAGCGACAACGGGATCGTGAACGCGGCGCTCGGTGCCTTCGGCGTGGATCAGGTCAACTGGCTGACGTCGCCCGACCTCGCCATCTGGGCCGTCACGATCGCCAACGTCTGGCTCGGCATACCGTTCAACCTGGTCGTCCTGTACTCGGGGCTGCAGAACCTGCCCGGCGACGTGTACGAGGCGGCGTCGCTGGACGGCGCCGGTGCCTGGCACACCTTCCGGCGCATCACGTTCCCGCTGCTGCGTCCGGTCTCCGCGATCACGCTGCTGCTCGGGTTCATCTACACGCTCAAGGTCGTCGACGTGATCTGGGTGATGACCACCGGCGGTCCCGCCACCTCCTCGACGACGCTCGCCGTGTGGTCCTACCGCGAGGCGTTCGGGACCGGGCAGCCGGACTTCTCCCCCGCCGCAGCGGTCGGCACCCTCCTCATCCTCGTCGCCGTCGTCATCGGCTTCCTGTACCTGCACCTCCAGCGCCGCGAGGAGACGAGCTCATGA
- a CDS encoding carbohydrate ABC transporter permease: MTARRSRWRTAIGVVLTAVMLFPVYWMVNVSLTPTSALRLDPPRLFPVAPTLEGYRAVLQQQLPALGTSLLVGLGCVAVTLLVAAPAGYAIALLRLRGRGPLNFLLLVAQMIPAVVMAMGFYAIYVRLGLLNSLPGLIVADSTVAVPFGVLLFSAFMSGIPRELVQAATIDGAGVWRVFRSIVLPMSRNSVLTVSLFAFLWAWSDFIFASTLNRNGELVPITLSIYTYIGNNTTQWNAIMATAVIASIPAAILLVVAQRYVAAGVTAGAVKD, encoded by the coding sequence ATGACCGCGCGCCGCAGCCGGTGGAGGACCGCGATCGGCGTCGTCCTCACCGCCGTCATGCTCTTCCCGGTCTACTGGATGGTGAACGTCTCGCTCACCCCGACGAGCGCCCTGCGGCTCGACCCGCCGCGGCTGTTCCCGGTCGCCCCCACGCTCGAGGGGTACCGGGCGGTCCTGCAGCAGCAGCTCCCTGCGCTCGGCACGAGCCTGCTCGTGGGGCTCGGCTGCGTCGCCGTGACCCTGCTCGTCGCCGCGCCCGCGGGGTACGCGATCGCGCTCCTGCGACTGCGCGGTCGCGGTCCCCTGAACTTCCTCCTGCTCGTGGCGCAGATGATCCCGGCCGTCGTCATGGCGATGGGGTTCTACGCGATCTACGTGCGGCTCGGCCTGCTCAACAGCCTCCCGGGCCTCATCGTCGCCGACTCGACGGTCGCCGTGCCCTTCGGGGTGCTGCTGTTCTCGGCGTTCATGTCGGGGATCCCGAGGGAGCTGGTGCAGGCTGCGACCATCGACGGCGCGGGCGTCTGGCGCGTGTTCCGGTCGATCGTGCTGCCGATGAGCCGCAACTCCGTCCTGACCGTGTCGCTGTTCGCGTTCCTGTGGGCCTGGTCCGACTTCATCTTCGCCTCCACCCTGAACCGCAACGGCGAGCTCGTGCCGATCACGCTGAGCATCTACACGTACATCGGCAACAACACCACCCAGTGGAACGCGATCATGGCCACCGCCGTCATCGCGTCGATCCCCGCGGCGATCCTCCTGGTCGTCGCCCAGCGCTACGTGGCCGCCGGCGTGACCGCCGGAGCCGTGAAGGACTGA
- a CDS encoding glycoside hydrolase family 127 protein — protein sequence MTTAAPPLGPDRRAAAPVVPGAGTRRGVALPEVALRAGFWQRLQDVNANATLDHCLHWMERLGWLTNFDRVAHGTTGGERPGWQFSDSEVYKLIEALAWEHGRTGDPGADRLVRALTARVAAAQDEDGYLNTCYGHAGQAPRYRDLESGHELYCTGHLLQAAVARLRTHGPDLLVEVAHRAADEVCRTFGAEGLDAVCGHPQIELGLAELGRALGEPRYTDQARLFVERRGHGRLRPLPLLAPSYFQDDVPVRSAEYWRGHAVRALYLTAAAVDVAVDTGDHELLDAVERQWDRSVERRTYITGGMGSRHQDEGFGEDWELPPDRAYCETCAGVASVMVSWRLYLATGDVKYADLMERTFYNVVATSPREDGRAFFYANPLQQRVAGTDVPADAENPRAEGGVRAPWFDVSCCPTNVARTLASWTAYLASVDGTEVTLLQYASGVLSLDLADGSRVVLDVETSYPHAGTVAVRVVEGPDVPVDLRLRVPAWASGAMVRRGGVASAVEPGWTTLDGVRAGERVDLVLPVGPRLTWPDPRIDAVRGCVAVEQGPVVLCVQDTDVPEWLDLDLLVLEPAAPLVGDGDGALVTVRPVRTPERGRTYRSARPDLEPGEAVRVRFGPYHAWAKEPTTMRVFVPVAPARDTD from the coding sequence ATGACGACAGCCGCGCCGCCCCTCGGCCCCGACCGACGAGCGGCCGCACCGGTGGTGCCGGGTGCCGGCACCCGCCGGGGCGTCGCCCTCCCCGAGGTCGCGCTCCGCGCCGGGTTCTGGCAGCGCCTGCAGGACGTGAACGCGAACGCCACGCTCGACCACTGCCTCCACTGGATGGAGCGCCTCGGGTGGCTCACCAACTTCGACCGCGTGGCCCACGGGACGACCGGTGGCGAACGGCCGGGGTGGCAGTTCTCGGACTCCGAGGTCTACAAGCTGATCGAGGCGCTGGCGTGGGAGCACGGCCGGACCGGCGACCCGGGCGCGGACCGGCTGGTCCGCGCGCTCACGGCCCGGGTGGCAGCGGCGCAGGACGAGGACGGCTACCTGAACACGTGCTACGGCCACGCGGGGCAGGCACCGCGCTACCGCGACCTCGAGAGCGGCCACGAGCTCTACTGCACGGGACACCTCCTGCAGGCCGCCGTCGCCCGGCTCAGGACGCACGGTCCCGACCTCCTGGTCGAGGTCGCGCACCGGGCGGCCGACGAGGTGTGCCGGACCTTCGGCGCCGAGGGTCTGGACGCCGTCTGCGGCCACCCGCAGATCGAGCTCGGGCTCGCCGAGCTCGGTCGCGCGCTGGGCGAGCCGCGGTACACGGACCAGGCCCGGCTGTTCGTCGAGCGACGGGGGCACGGCCGGCTGCGACCGCTGCCGCTGCTCGCCCCCTCCTACTTCCAGGACGACGTCCCGGTCCGGAGCGCGGAGTACTGGCGCGGGCACGCGGTGCGGGCGCTCTACCTGACGGCCGCGGCCGTCGACGTCGCCGTCGACACGGGCGACCACGAGCTCCTGGACGCGGTGGAGCGGCAGTGGGACCGCTCGGTCGAGCGGCGCACGTACATCACCGGCGGCATGGGCTCGCGCCACCAGGACGAGGGCTTCGGGGAGGACTGGGAGCTCCCGCCCGACCGCGCGTACTGCGAGACGTGCGCCGGTGTCGCATCGGTCATGGTCTCCTGGCGCCTGTACCTGGCCACGGGCGACGTGAAGTACGCCGATCTCATGGAGCGCACCTTCTACAACGTCGTCGCGACGTCGCCGCGGGAGGACGGCCGCGCCTTCTTCTACGCCAACCCGCTGCAGCAACGGGTCGCCGGGACGGACGTCCCGGCCGACGCGGAGAACCCGCGCGCCGAGGGCGGCGTCCGTGCCCCGTGGTTCGACGTCTCGTGCTGCCCCACGAACGTCGCGCGCACGCTCGCGTCGTGGACCGCGTACCTCGCGTCCGTCGACGGCACCGAGGTGACGCTGCTGCAGTACGCGTCCGGGGTGCTGTCGCTCGACCTCGCCGACGGCAGCCGCGTGGTCCTCGACGTCGAGACCTCCTACCCGCACGCGGGGACCGTGGCGGTGCGCGTCGTCGAGGGCCCGGACGTGCCGGTCGACCTGCGCCTGCGCGTGCCGGCGTGGGCGTCCGGCGCGATGGTCCGGCGGGGAGGCGTCGCGTCCGCGGTCGAGCCCGGCTGGACGACCCTGGACGGGGTCCGCGCCGGCGAGCGGGTGGATCTGGTGCTCCCGGTGGGTCCCCGCCTCACCTGGCCCGATCCGCGCATCGACGCGGTGCGCGGGTGCGTGGCGGTGGAGCAAGGGCCCGTCGTGCTGTGCGTCCAGGACACGGACGTGCCGGAGTGGCTCGACCTCGACCTGCTCGTGCTCGAGCCGGCGGCGCCGCTCGTCGGGGACGGCGACGGCGCCCTCGTCACCGTGCGCCCCGTGCGCACGCCCGAGCGCGGCCGCACCTACCGCAGCGCCCGCCCGGACCTCGAGCCCGGTGAGGCCGTCCGGGTGCGGTTCGGCCCGTACCACGCGTGGGCGAAGGAGCCGACGACCATGCGGGTCTTCGTACCGGTCGCCCCGGCGCGGGACACCGACTGA